A single region of the Eulemur rufifrons isolate Redbay chromosome 8, OSU_ERuf_1, whole genome shotgun sequence genome encodes:
- the HENMT1 gene encoding small RNA 2'-O-methyltransferase yields the protein MEEKNTQCESESEVEIPSVPAITFDPQLYIQRYQFVTDLVNKYQLKKVADMGCGDASLLRHLKMYPCVQVLVGVDIMRDHALQWIGYNLSPLVADYVLPRDLDLTVTLYQGSVVEKDSRLLGFDLITCIELIEHLNSDDLARFPEVVFGYLSPSMVIISTPNSEFNPLFEVKTVRNSDHKFEWSRKEFQSWALGVAETYDYSVEFTGVGEPPAGSESVGFCTQIGVFRKNEGKAAELCVSEQPDQHIYNPVYTVKYPSLQQDKYLKKVLAQKVLDEVYKLRATYLLPVKEQEEVKKPSSLEWFPYEPPLSEAEKARIAAAPKPFSVEDKFFVPLQRLLACTRLNQLVGGSEERMRSLLASEITLSSDGSAVAIVLHDPPNVPYDDDDDDDDYLDDYPDVPDHPDDPDHDDPDHDPDHDDPDHDPDHDDPDHHGPDHHDPDHHDPDHHDPDHPGDPDHPPDDFWDL from the exons atggaagaaaaaaacacacag tgcGAAAGTGAAAGTGAAGTTGAAATTCCCAGCGTGCCAGCAATTACTTTTGACCCTCAATTATACATACAGCGGTACCAGTTTGTTACAGATTTAGTGAATAAGTATCAACTCAAGAAG GTTGCAGACATGGGATGTGGTGATGCTTCACtcttaagacatttaaaaatgtatccatGCGTTCAAGTGCTTGTTGGAGTAGATATCATGAGAGACCATGCTTTACAATGGATTGG GTATAACCTGAGCCCCTTAGTGGCGGATTATGTGTTGCCCCGGGATCTGGATTTGACTGTTACATTGTATCAAGGCTCTGTTGTGGAGAAAGACTCTCGTTTGCTTGGATTCGACTTGATAACGTGTATTGAGTT AATAGAACATTTGAATTCAGACGATCTGGCCAGATTTCCTGAAGTGGTATTTGGATACCTGTCTCCATCCATGGTCATCATCAGCACACCAAACTCTGAATTCAATCCCCTATTTGAAGTAAAGACTGTAAGAAATTCAGATCATAAATTTGAGTGGAGTAGGAAGGAATTCCAGAGCTG GGCATTAGGTGTGGCAGAGACCTATGATTACTCTGTGGAGTTCACTGGCGTGGGAGAACCACCAGCTGGGTCTGAGAGTGTTGGATTCTGTACGCAGATTGGCGTCTTCCGGAAAAACGAGGGAAAGGCAGCTGAGTTGTGTGTTTCAGAGCAGCCTGATCAGCATATTTATAACCCT GTTTATACAGTCAAATACCCGAGTTTGCAGCAGGATAAGTACCTCAAAAAGGTGCTGGCTCAGAAAGTGTTGGATGAAGTGTACAAGTTAAGAGCAACATATCTGCTCCCTGTTAAGGAACAGGAGGAGGTCAAGAAACCATCCTCCCTTGAATGGTTTCCATATGAACCACCCCTCTCAGAAGCTGAAAAAGCCAGGATAGCGGCGGCTCCTAAACCCTTCAGTGTTGAAGATAAGTTCTTTGTGCCCTTGCAAAGACTCCTTGCTTGTACCCGTTTGAACCAGTTAGTAGGTGGTAGTGAAGAAAGGATGAGGTCACTCCTTGCTTCCGAAATAACTTTGAGCAGTGATGGTTCTGCAGTGGCGATTGTCCTGCATGATCCACCTAATGTTccttatgatgatgatgatgatgatgatgattatctTGATGATTATCCTGATGTTCCCGATCATCCTGACGATCCCGATCATGACGATCCCGATCACGATCCCGATCATGACGATCCCGATCACGATCCCGATCATGATGATCCCGATCATCACGGTCCCGATCATCACGATCCCGATCATCACGATCCCGATCATCATGATCCCGATCATCCTGGTGATCCCGATCATCCTCCTGATGATTTTTGGGATCTATGA